The Mesobacillus jeotgali genome window below encodes:
- a CDS encoding CsxC family protein encodes MFELDKNKKPDFECKPSTDHFECTPKHHHPHVSLGKVVTKVPVVLAELTLHVNLDTMINFPEPVLEIKDIKKRIKLTQCRLLLPTNKLFIKGFVRKNIQYASPSQEIEASTSSSVASDLHSYTVDIPFQVVTEVKHFLSHPVMPQVNNRKEFDFFVSKPLSTGFPEKDELLTSDLSQFHQESSQHYNELPFCELVSSQIIEWDEAIDRQPLPTSHPIDEGYFQTIEEKMVIDFTVRVLQNQQIRVSSATNDPDCYDESE; translated from the coding sequence ATGTTTGAACTAGATAAAAATAAAAAGCCTGATTTTGAGTGTAAGCCTTCAACAGATCACTTTGAATGCACACCAAAGCATCACCATCCACATGTAAGCCTAGGAAAGGTCGTAACGAAAGTTCCAGTCGTCCTGGCGGAGCTGACCCTGCACGTGAATCTGGATACGATGATCAATTTCCCAGAGCCGGTGCTAGAGATTAAGGATATTAAAAAGAGGATCAAATTGACTCAATGCAGACTGCTATTGCCAACGAATAAATTATTTATCAAAGGGTTTGTAAGGAAGAACATCCAATATGCAAGTCCGAGCCAGGAAATTGAAGCTTCTACATCCTCATCAGTAGCTTCTGACCTGCACTCATATACTGTTGACATTCCGTTCCAGGTAGTGACAGAGGTAAAGCACTTCCTTTCCCATCCTGTCATGCCGCAAGTGAACAACCGGAAGGAATTTGATTTCTTCGTCTCTAAACCTTTGTCAACTGGATTCCCGGAAAAAGATGAATTGCTGACAAGTGACCTGAGCCAATTCCACCAGGAAAGCTCTCAACATTATAATGAATTGCCTTTCTGTGAATTAGTTTCAAGCCAAATCATCGAATGGGATGAAGCAATTGACCGTCAGCCGCTTCCAACATCTCATCCAATTGATGAAGGATATTTCCAGACAATCGAAGAGAAAATGGTCATCGACTTTACTGTACGTGTTCTTCAAAATCAACAAATCCGCGTTTCTTCAGCAACAAATGATCCAGATTGCTATGACGAATCAGAATAA
- a CDS encoding CotY/CotZ family spore coat protein, translating into MNYYYKNDHRPDDDYDHKKEKSRDRNMGKRKKYDDHKDWDDHKDWEKQKDKDKHKDWDDDDCGCQKGHHDDKHSHHCVCKKVRDINDAQHKVKQNKDGCDVSCERSIRELLNQCKQSNYDTIPFKLLCGCSKGDCETFVGTGVVKIDGCFYDIKSTFFRVVDFTKGSKCCAILELLCPERCEGKQHGIEGFVRTGACFEVDLKDFVGITCFPPVKAKKMDPKKLLCSGR; encoded by the coding sequence ATGAATTATTATTACAAAAATGACCATCGACCTGACGATGATTACGATCATAAAAAGGAAAAGTCCAGGGACCGCAATATGGGTAAGCGTAAAAAATATGATGACCATAAGGATTGGGATGATCATAAGGATTGGGAGAAGCAAAAAGACAAAGATAAGCATAAAGATTGGGATGATGACGATTGTGGCTGCCAAAAAGGCCACCATGATGATAAACATTCCCATCATTGTGTGTGCAAAAAGGTCAGGGACATTAATGATGCACAGCATAAAGTAAAGCAGAATAAAGATGGTTGTGATGTCAGCTGTGAAAGATCAATCAGAGAACTCTTAAATCAGTGCAAACAGTCGAATTACGATACCATTCCATTCAAACTATTATGCGGATGCAGCAAAGGCGACTGTGAGACCTTCGTGGGTACCGGCGTTGTAAAAATCGATGGATGCTTTTATGATATCAAGTCTACTTTTTTCCGTGTAGTTGATTTTACAAAGGGTTCCAAATGCTGTGCGATCCTCGAGTTGCTCTGCCCGGAACGTTGTGAAGGGAAACAACATGGAATTGAAGGCTTCGTAAGGACGGGGGCTTGTTTCGAAGTAGATTTAAAAGATTTCGTCGGCATTACCTGCTTCCCGCCAGTAAAAGCGAAGAAAATGGATCCTAAGAAGCTATTATGCTCTGGACGTTGA
- a CDS encoding ParM/StbA family protein — protein MNNFNYFAVDIGNSWYKVLASDQGELREYQMPNAIALYDDEFYEKPYDEEDIELEENLIVEIKSPAITNKREIFYAGKAAAKQRNVSLTASNNQKADEDRTYILLFAAAAYHASVINSTDIELNYCIDQLAVSLPTTQYKERKELLKQKLIGSHTITLHKVAGIPEPKELIVKLEIKDVIVGAEGACAYLGLIRDIDTLTIKDDNLVKDSKKGIIIGDLGGDSVDFVGIKNSKPVASVEGDHFGINLFLDTIIKKVSKNELYTFDSRSELEEKLFAGQSEWYVEPFAGVRKDISKYVIPQLRIMAIKYLEHFDRARSSSSEIKGASRYIAVGGAAKLAQKQIQEAAVRWADKGRPIELTFPENLEKLNVFGLMILAKMNQLKKQHENTEELISIEG, from the coding sequence ATGAACAATTTTAATTATTTCGCAGTCGACATAGGCAACAGCTGGTATAAAGTCCTGGCCTCTGACCAAGGAGAGCTCAGGGAGTACCAAATGCCAAACGCCATCGCATTGTATGATGACGAGTTTTATGAAAAGCCCTATGACGAGGAAGATATTGAACTAGAGGAAAATTTGATCGTAGAGATAAAAAGCCCGGCGATCACAAACAAAAGAGAAATTTTTTATGCTGGAAAGGCTGCTGCCAAGCAAAGAAATGTCAGCCTGACCGCAAGCAATAATCAAAAAGCTGACGAAGACCGCACATATATCCTTCTGTTTGCCGCTGCAGCCTACCATGCTTCTGTCATAAATTCAACCGATATAGAATTAAACTACTGCATCGACCAATTAGCTGTCTCTCTTCCAACCACACAATATAAGGAGAGAAAAGAATTACTGAAGCAGAAGTTGATTGGCAGCCATACCATTACTCTCCATAAAGTGGCAGGAATTCCTGAGCCAAAAGAACTGATTGTCAAACTGGAAATCAAGGATGTGATTGTCGGTGCGGAAGGAGCATGTGCCTATTTAGGTTTAATTCGGGACATTGACACATTGACAATAAAGGACGACAACCTGGTGAAGGATTCCAAGAAAGGAATCATCATTGGTGACCTTGGCGGGGATTCAGTAGACTTTGTTGGAATCAAGAACAGTAAACCTGTTGCCTCAGTTGAAGGTGACCATTTTGGAATCAACTTATTCTTGGATACGATCATAAAAAAAGTAAGCAAGAATGAATTATACACTTTTGATTCTCGGTCAGAGCTAGAAGAAAAGCTTTTCGCCGGCCAATCAGAATGGTATGTCGAACCCTTTGCCGGTGTCAGGAAAGACATCAGCAAATATGTGATTCCACAATTGAGAATCATGGCTATAAAGTATCTTGAGCACTTTGACCGCGCCAGAAGCAGTTCCAGCGAAATCAAAGGGGCATCACGCTACATCGCCGTGGGCGGTGCGGCAAAATTGGCACAAAAACAAATTCAGGAAGCTGCAGTAAGATGGGCTGATAAGGGGCGCCCGATTGAGCTGACTTTTCCAGAGAACCTGGAAAAACTGAACGTCTTCGGACTCATGATTTTAGCCAAAATGAACCAGCTTAAAAAACAACATGAGAATACCGAGGAACTAATTTCCATTGAAGGATGA
- a CDS encoding CsxC family protein, whose amino-acid sequence MKRNTGCNSNHGCPPQLSCDEAKTLRVDCDNDSYYPYGNYLQYPVADIDVALAEVELQVEVESDIELPTAAREIKHMRRNVSLTQCKAIRSAMDYDKVKLYITGVVHKNIQYVEQCSGVLKDYSVDVPFTCSQAVKVYNYPDYEHLSQKNTVYERRFIDKKGHGADNCTSGAYTYEYYNEPIDCKLLASFVNDLDLYKDFDNWGRFSRITEKMEVGLFFKLLQKQQVNLGYCYGGKEEESSSSCDTGYKMDHQPKSMKDRMKELMKRHES is encoded by the coding sequence ATGAAGAGAAATACAGGTTGCAATTCAAACCATGGCTGCCCGCCACAGCTTTCATGTGATGAAGCTAAGACGCTTCGGGTTGATTGCGATAATGATTCTTACTATCCTTATGGCAATTACCTTCAGTATCCAGTCGCTGACATTGATGTAGCGCTAGCTGAAGTTGAGCTGCAAGTTGAGGTAGAAAGCGACATTGAACTTCCTACAGCAGCACGCGAGATCAAGCATATGCGCAGGAATGTATCTCTTACACAATGTAAGGCAATCCGTTCAGCAATGGACTATGACAAGGTTAAACTCTATATAACTGGAGTTGTCCACAAGAATATCCAATATGTAGAACAGTGTAGCGGAGTATTGAAGGACTACAGCGTCGATGTACCATTCACTTGCAGCCAGGCTGTCAAAGTTTACAATTACCCAGATTACGAACACTTGAGCCAAAAGAACACTGTGTACGAAAGAAGATTCATTGACAAGAAAGGCCATGGTGCTGATAACTGTACTTCTGGTGCGTATACGTATGAGTACTACAATGAGCCGATTGACTGCAAATTGCTTGCATCTTTTGTCAATGACCTTGACCTTTACAAGGATTTTGACAACTGGGGCCGATTCAGCAGAATCACAGAAAAGATGGAAGTCGGCTTATTCTTCAAATTGCTTCAGAAACAGCAGGTAAATTTAGGGTACTGCTATGGCGGCAAAGAAGAAGAATCCTCTTCTTCCTGCGACACAGGCTACAAGATGGACCATCAGCCTAAGAGCATGAAAGACAGGATGAAAGAACTAATGAAGCGGCATGAAAGTTAA
- a CDS encoding branched-chain amino acid aminotransferase — translation MLKEQVEKYIGSQGGTVELHNEEKEYAERHGLLNGVHVKELEHGARFRDAYIERGNKETEEFLGEESSQFLSQPIGYFKERKNEFMYLESRWFDLIGVDAVSFEKDDVFGTFDVMLGLKLQKKYESDIKKYLGENLHGEGSRFDLIFDANEGVWSLNFAFNGIEGYKEDLSIGEAYNLIYGFLFGLAESMENR, via the coding sequence ATGTTGAAAGAACAGGTAGAGAAGTATATAGGATCTCAAGGGGGTACAGTTGAATTACATAATGAAGAAAAAGAATATGCAGAACGTCATGGACTTCTTAATGGGGTTCATGTAAAAGAATTAGAGCACGGAGCTCGGTTCAGAGATGCATATATAGAAAGAGGCAACAAAGAGACTGAAGAGTTCCTCGGTGAAGAATCATCCCAATTCCTTAGTCAGCCAATTGGTTATTTCAAAGAACGAAAAAATGAATTCATGTATTTGGAATCCAGGTGGTTTGACTTGATTGGAGTGGATGCCGTCAGTTTTGAGAAGGATGATGTATTCGGTACATTTGATGTCATGCTCGGACTAAAGCTTCAAAAGAAATATGAATCGGACATCAAGAAATACCTGGGGGAAAACCTGCATGGTGAGGGTTCTAGATTCGATTTGATCTTTGATGCAAATGAAGGAGTATGGAGCTTGAATTTCGCATTCAATGGAATTGAAGGATACAAGGAGGATCTATCCATCGGAGAGGCTTATAATCTGATCTATGGATTTCTTTTTGGTCTTGCAGAGTCAATGGAAAATAGATAA
- the glsA gene encoding glutaminase A, giving the protein MPCRTTDELNELVDEAKKYTDGGKVADYIPALAKANPEELSVAIFHDDGTCVSAGDIHQKLTLQSVSKVLTLALALIDYGEEAVFNKVGYEPTGDPFNSIVKLEFSPSKPLNPMINAGALAVTHMIKGKDAEERFERILSFIQDLAGNSSIGYSLEVADSEYETSDLNRALCYFLRQHGVIDEDVEELLKVYTKQCAIEMDCLDLARIGCVFAMDGLEPVTNRRLIPAHVARLCKTFMVTCGMYNASGEFAVRVGIPAKSGVSGGIMGSVPNRFGIGILGPALDEKGNSIGGIKLLERMSDKYNMSMF; this is encoded by the coding sequence ATGCCTTGCAGGACTACTGATGAACTGAACGAACTGGTAGATGAAGCAAAAAAATACACTGATGGCGGAAAGGTTGCAGACTATATTCCTGCTTTGGCGAAAGCGAATCCTGAGGAGTTGTCTGTCGCTATTTTTCATGATGATGGAACTTGTGTTTCAGCTGGAGACATTCATCAAAAACTGACATTGCAAAGTGTTTCCAAAGTGCTGACGCTTGCGCTTGCCCTGATTGATTACGGGGAAGAAGCTGTGTTCAACAAGGTGGGTTATGAGCCAACTGGCGATCCATTCAATTCAATTGTCAAGCTGGAATTCAGCCCTTCGAAACCGTTGAATCCCATGATTAACGCTGGCGCTTTAGCCGTTACCCATATGATCAAAGGGAAGGACGCAGAGGAACGATTCGAACGGATTCTTTCTTTCATTCAGGATCTGGCTGGAAATTCTTCTATTGGTTATTCATTGGAAGTCGCGGATTCAGAGTATGAAACTTCTGATCTCAATAGGGCCTTATGCTATTTTTTGAGGCAACATGGTGTGATTGATGAGGATGTGGAAGAATTACTGAAGGTTTATACGAAGCAATGTGCAATCGAAATGGACTGCCTCGATCTTGCACGTATTGGCTGCGTGTTCGCAATGGATGGTTTGGAGCCAGTCACAAATCGAAGGTTGATACCTGCCCATGTCGCTCGCCTTTGTAAAACGTTCATGGTTACTTGTGGGATGTACAACGCCTCAGGAGAATTTGCTGTCAGGGTAGGGATTCCTGCGAAAAGTGGTGTATCAGGCGGTATTATGGGATCAGTACCAAACAGATTTGGAATTGGCATTTTAGGGCCAGCCCTGGACGAAAAAGGAAATAGCATTGGCGGAATCAAGCTGCTGGAGAGAATGTCTGACAAATATAATATGAGCATGTTTTAA
- the hutP gene encoding hut operon transcriptional regulator HutP — MSKLAIGKTAILLASFTEAEMAFFQDTLKGVSYCLGKVGSMNMQKVISAVETAAKRHGLIHPNLYRETHALYHAIMEGMEGVTRGHLSIGEMSRTVGLRFAVVRGTPFSDEEEGEWIAVAFYGTIGAPVKGSEHETVGLGINHI; from the coding sequence ATGAGTAAATTAGCGATTGGGAAAACAGCGATCCTGCTGGCATCATTCACAGAAGCAGAAATGGCTTTTTTTCAGGATACTTTAAAAGGGGTAAGCTATTGCCTTGGCAAAGTAGGATCGATGAATATGCAAAAAGTTATTTCAGCAGTGGAGACAGCTGCCAAACGTCATGGTCTCATCCATCCAAATTTGTATCGTGAAACCCATGCGTTATACCATGCAATCATGGAAGGCATGGAAGGGGTGACACGAGGCCATCTGTCCATTGGTGAAATGAGCCGTACTGTCGGCCTTCGTTTTGCGGTTGTCCGTGGTACACCATTTTCCGATGAAGAAGAAGGAGAATGGATCGCCGTCGCTTTTTATGGAACGATTGGCGCGCCTGTAAAAGGATCTGAACACGAAACGGTCGGTTTAGGAATTAATCACATATAA
- a CDS encoding CsxC family protein, giving the protein MTNDHKGSRGCVNVNKSASMPECENVRAVPAGVGPLANLPITLADVRVTDHLVAEIHFPDPVLEIKDIKKRVKIVQCRLLLGTTFPTAGVPLFIKGYIRKNIQYATPCHHAKSDCVSSEIRSLTVDVPFECVTVLTRDRFIRGPILPVANTRDEFDFFRAQKLGHGFPEKDELLSSDLSQFHQVSTQNYNPITYCELVESSIVQWDEAIDRYPLPNNGPFEEGTFQTIIEKTFLQFRVRVYQNQQIDISDLFDGD; this is encoded by the coding sequence ATGACTAATGATCATAAAGGTTCACGTGGTTGTGTGAATGTGAATAAATCTGCTTCAATGCCGGAATGCGAAAATGTTAGGGCGGTTCCTGCTGGAGTAGGACCTCTTGCCAACCTTCCTATAACACTGGCTGATGTCAGAGTAACAGATCATCTTGTAGCAGAAATCCACTTCCCTGACCCAGTACTTGAAATTAAGGATATTAAAAAGCGGGTGAAAATTGTCCAATGCAGATTGCTTCTAGGGACTACATTCCCTACAGCAGGCGTCCCGTTGTTCATCAAAGGCTACATCCGGAAGAATATCCAGTATGCTACACCTTGCCATCACGCTAAGAGTGATTGTGTATCATCAGAAATCCGGTCATTGACTGTTGATGTTCCTTTTGAGTGTGTAACTGTCCTGACACGCGATCGCTTCATTAGAGGACCAATTTTACCTGTAGCGAATACTCGTGATGAGTTTGATTTCTTCAGAGCTCAAAAGCTAGGACATGGATTCCCTGAAAAGGACGAATTATTATCAAGCGACTTGTCACAATTCCATCAGGTAAGCACTCAGAACTATAACCCAATCACATATTGTGAATTAGTGGAAAGCAGCATTGTACAATGGGATGAAGCAATCGACCGTTATCCGCTGCCTAATAATGGGCCATTCGAGGAAGGGACATTCCAAACGATCATTGAAAAAACATTCCTGCAATTTCGTGTGAGAGTTTATCAAAACCAGCAAATCGATATCTCTGATTTATTCGATGGGGATTAA
- the hutH gene encoding histidine ammonia-lyase — protein MVVLTGETLSLEQIRQVCYFDEAVAISPESMKKVTESREAVEKIVADKRTIYGINTGFGKFSDVIIDEQDVNALQLNLIRSHACGVGEPFPEVVSRAMILLRLNALIKGFSGIRPLIAERLRDLLNLRIHPVVPQQGSLGASGDLAPLSHLALVLLGEGKVFYQGRVCPTEEAYKKEGLEPIVLQAKEGLALINGTQAMTAMGVVNWIEAKDLGHQSEWIAALTMEGLEGVIDAFHPAIHKARGYQQQTDVAERMRDLLAGSKLTTRQGEKRVQDAYSLRCIPQVHGASWQALDYVKEKLEIEMNAATDNPLIFDGGETVISGGNFHGQPIAIAMDFMKIAVAEFASISERRIERLVNPQLNDLPPFLSPQPGLQSGAMIMQYSAASLVSENKTLAHPASVDSIPSSANQEDHVSMGTIAARHAHSIIQNVRRVLAIECICALQAVQYRGVEKMAPKTRSFYQEVRKIVPSITEDRIFSEDIERLADWLKKNEYQWTAVTQQESLV, from the coding sequence ATGGTTGTTTTAACGGGAGAAACGTTATCTTTGGAGCAAATCAGGCAGGTCTGCTACTTCGACGAGGCAGTCGCCATCAGTCCCGAAAGCATGAAGAAGGTTACCGAGAGCAGGGAAGCAGTAGAGAAGATCGTTGCCGACAAGCGTACAATCTATGGAATCAATACAGGATTCGGTAAATTCAGCGATGTCATCATTGATGAACAAGATGTCAATGCATTGCAGTTAAACCTGATCAGGTCTCATGCCTGCGGAGTAGGAGAGCCGTTCCCCGAGGTCGTTTCACGTGCGATGATTTTACTCAGGCTGAATGCGTTGATTAAAGGTTTTTCCGGTATCAGGCCGCTCATCGCTGAAAGGTTGAGGGATTTGCTCAACCTGCGGATCCATCCGGTTGTCCCGCAGCAGGGCTCACTTGGTGCTTCTGGTGATTTAGCGCCACTCTCGCATCTGGCATTAGTATTGTTAGGTGAGGGTAAGGTCTTCTATCAGGGAAGGGTATGCCCGACAGAAGAAGCATATAAAAAAGAAGGTCTTGAGCCAATTGTATTACAGGCTAAAGAAGGCTTGGCGCTGATTAATGGAACGCAGGCAATGACGGCAATGGGTGTGGTCAACTGGATCGAAGCAAAAGATCTGGGACATCAATCAGAATGGATTGCTGCCCTTACAATGGAAGGTTTGGAAGGTGTCATTGACGCATTCCATCCCGCGATTCATAAAGCGCGCGGCTACCAGCAGCAAACGGATGTAGCGGAGCGCATGAGGGATTTACTGGCAGGCAGCAAGCTGACGACTCGGCAAGGTGAAAAAAGGGTCCAGGACGCCTATTCATTAAGATGCATTCCCCAAGTGCATGGGGCATCATGGCAGGCGCTTGACTATGTAAAAGAAAAACTTGAAATAGAAATGAATGCAGCAACAGACAATCCACTCATTTTTGACGGGGGAGAAACCGTCATTTCGGGAGGCAATTTCCATGGCCAGCCGATTGCGATTGCGATGGATTTTATGAAAATAGCTGTTGCGGAATTTGCCAGTATTTCTGAAAGACGGATTGAAAGATTGGTCAATCCGCAATTGAATGACCTTCCGCCATTCTTGAGTCCGCAACCTGGACTTCAGTCTGGAGCGATGATCATGCAATACAGTGCAGCATCACTCGTTTCTGAAAATAAGACCCTTGCTCATCCTGCAAGTGTAGATTCGATTCCCTCCTCTGCCAACCAGGAGGATCATGTGAGCATGGGAACCATTGCTGCCCGCCATGCACATAGTATCATCCAAAACGTCAGACGGGTACTAGCTATTGAATGTATTTGTGCTCTTCAGGCAGTCCAATATCGAGGTGTTGAAAAAATGGCACCTAAAACCAGGAGCTTCTATCAGGAGGTAAGAAAAATTGTTCCTTCCATCACAGAGGACAGAATTTTTTCTGAGGATATCGAGAGGCTTGCAGACTGGCTAAAAAAAAATGAATATCAGTGGACAGCTGTAACACAGCAGGAGAGTCTGGTTTAA
- the hutU gene encoding urocanate hydratase encodes MAIEAKRNIKAKKGLDLECKGWEQEAALRMLYNNLDPEVAEKPEDLVVYGGIGKAARNWEAFDAIVETLRRLENDETMLVQSGKPVAVFKTHEAAPRVLISNSVLVPKWANWDHFHELDKKGLMMYGQMTAGSWIYIGSQGILQGTYETFAEVARQHFNGSLRNTITLTAGLGGMGGAQPLAVTMNDGVCLAVEVDPERIKKRIDTRYCDKMTHSIDEAIQWANDAKHKGVPLSIGLVGNAAEVHLELLSRKFKVDIVTDQTSAHDPLNGYIPVGLTLEEAAKLRVEDPEEYVKQSSFSMAKHVASMLEFQRRGAVTFDYGNNIRQVAKDQGEQHAFDFPGFVPAYIRPLFCEGKGPFRWAALSGDPADIHRTDELIKELFPENKALQRWIDMAQEKVEFQGLPSRICWLGYGERVKMGLAINELVRNGELKAPIVIGRDHLDSGSVASPNRETEAMKDGSDAVGDWAILNALVNVAAGGSWISVHHGGGVGMGYSLHAGMVVVADGTDLAEERLRRVLTTDPGMGVARHADAGYEKAIETAKEKGVDIPMLP; translated from the coding sequence ATGGCAATTGAAGCAAAGCGCAATATCAAAGCAAAAAAAGGCCTTGACCTGGAGTGTAAAGGATGGGAACAAGAAGCAGCATTAAGGATGCTCTATAACAATCTTGATCCAGAGGTGGCTGAAAAGCCCGAGGATCTAGTTGTCTACGGCGGAATTGGCAAAGCGGCGAGGAACTGGGAGGCATTCGACGCTATCGTTGAAACGCTGCGCAGGCTGGAAAATGATGAGACAATGCTCGTTCAATCTGGCAAACCTGTCGCCGTATTCAAAACCCACGAAGCTGCACCAAGAGTGTTGATCTCCAACTCTGTATTGGTACCTAAATGGGCGAACTGGGATCACTTTCACGAATTGGATAAAAAAGGATTGATGATGTACGGACAAATGACTGCCGGAAGCTGGATTTACATCGGTTCCCAGGGAATCCTCCAAGGCACATATGAAACATTCGCAGAGGTAGCGAGACAGCACTTCAACGGTTCCCTTAGAAACACCATTACGCTCACTGCAGGGCTAGGCGGCATGGGTGGAGCGCAGCCTCTGGCAGTTACGATGAATGATGGCGTCTGCTTAGCAGTGGAGGTAGATCCAGAACGAATCAAAAAGCGAATCGATACACGATATTGCGACAAAATGACACATTCAATCGACGAGGCAATACAGTGGGCAAATGACGCCAAGCATAAGGGAGTGCCTCTTTCAATCGGCCTGGTTGGCAATGCGGCAGAGGTCCATCTGGAATTACTGTCGAGAAAATTTAAGGTTGATATTGTAACGGACCAGACTTCCGCTCATGATCCATTGAATGGTTATATCCCGGTTGGTCTTACTTTGGAAGAAGCGGCAAAACTTCGTGTCGAAGATCCTGAAGAATATGTGAAGCAGTCTTCTTTCTCAATGGCAAAGCATGTCGCTTCCATGCTGGAATTCCAGCGGAGAGGTGCTGTTACATTTGATTACGGCAATAACATCCGCCAGGTAGCCAAGGATCAAGGTGAGCAGCATGCATTTGATTTTCCAGGATTTGTTCCTGCATATATCCGGCCGCTGTTCTGTGAGGGAAAAGGGCCGTTCCGCTGGGCTGCTTTATCTGGAGACCCGGCAGATATTCATCGTACAGATGAACTGATCAAGGAGCTTTTTCCTGAAAACAAAGCCCTTCAGCGCTGGATTGACATGGCCCAGGAAAAAGTCGAATTCCAGGGACTGCCGTCAAGAATTTGCTGGCTTGGCTATGGTGAGCGAGTGAAAATGGGATTGGCAATCAATGAACTGGTGCGTAATGGTGAATTGAAAGCGCCGATCGTCATTGGTCGCGATCATTTAGACAGCGGGTCCGTCGCTTCTCCGAATCGTGAAACAGAAGCAATGAAGGATGGCAGTGATGCAGTCGGCGATTGGGCGATTCTTAATGCACTAGTCAATGTTGCAGCAGGCGGATCATGGATTTCTGTCCATCATGGCGGGGGCGTAGGCATGGGATACTCCCTTCATGCAGGAATGGTCGTGGTAGCGGACGGTACTGACCTTGCTGAAGAGAGGCTTAGGAGAGTCCTGACTACGGATCCGGGAATGGGCGTAGCCCGCCATGCAGATGCAGGCTATGAAAAAGCAATCGAAACAGCGAAAGAAAAAGGCGTCGACATCCCGATGCTTCCCTAA